ATATGTAATGTCGGCAACAAATATTGATCCTTGATAGTTAATTCCCAGTTTCGATCATTGAGCATCAATTCCTGATATCGACCAATGATCAGGCATGATTAACTGAAATAGCTAGAATCCAATTGATCGAAAATCTTTGCGGGATTAATCCCGCCTTTCCTCTGCAAGCATCCTGAGCAGTTTGTGACGTAGTTCATTAGCTTCACTACTTGTCCTGTCACGAGGCCTTGGGAGCTCCACATCAATGACCTTTTTGATCTTTCCAGGCCTTGCGGTCATTACAACGATCTTGTCTGCAAGGAAAACTGCTTCATCCACGCTGTGGGTGACAAATATGATAGTGATCTGGTCCTTTGCCCACACATCCAGAAGTTCGTTCTGCAACGTGTTCCTTGTCTGTGCATCCAGCGCACCGAAAGGCTCGTCCATGAGAAGGACCTTGGGTTCATTTGCAAGAGCACGTGCAATAGCAACCCTCTGACGCATTCCGCCTGAGAGCTCATACGGGTAGCTGTTCCTGAACTGCTCAAGACCGACGAGCTTCAGGTATTTTTCCCCTTTTTCAAGAGATTCATTTTTACTTAAGCCCTTCATCTGGAGACCAAATGTGATATTCTGGATAACAGTTCTCCAGGGGAACAGGGAATATTCCTGAAACACCATGCCCCTCTTGGAATCAGGGACAGTGATCTTTTCACCGTCAAGGGTGATCTCTCCGGAATCCGGGAACTCAAGACCCGCAATGGTCCTCAGAAGAGTTGTCTTACCACAACCGGAGGGACCGATGAAACAGACGAATTCTTTGTCTTTTATCTCAAGGGTTACATTGTCCAATGCAAGGGTGGATTCCCCGTTTTCCTTTTCGAATTCCAGTGAAACACCGGATACTTTTACTTCACCCATTATACCACGACCCCTTCACGCCATTTGAGGAGGCGACCATCCACATACCACCTGAATATCCTGTCTATCAGAAGACCAAGGAATCCGAGGATCAGCATATAGACAAGTACAAAGTCCATCTGGTGCAGGTAATAATGCCACCAGATCTTGTAACCAAGACCACTGCTACTCACTCCGAACATTTCTGCAGCTACAAGACACATCCATCCAACTCCCATTGCTATGCGGATACCAGACGCGATGGAAGGAAGGGCTGAAGGGAAAGCAACGTGACGGATAAGGGACCTGCTTGACATGCAACCGAGAACCTTTGCTGCTTCCACATAGACCTTGGGTACACTTTTGAAACCATCAAAAGTGTTGATTATTATCGGGAAAACAGCACCTACAAAAACCACAAATCCTGCAGATATATGCGTAAGCCCGAACCATATTATAGCAAAAGGAATCCATGCAAGAGGCGGAATCGGTCTTATGATCTCAATAATAGGATCAAAAGCACGGTTTGCGGTCTTGAACCAGCCCATTGATACACCTATGGGGATTCCAATAACTAAAGCTGAACCAATACCAATTCCAAAATGTAACAGACTTATAGCAAGATCAGTAAACAGTGCACCGGTCTCAATAGTCTTAAAAAAAGCGAAAAGAACATCAGTAAAACTCGGAAGCTTGAATTTATTAGCAACAATATAGTCAGCCACCAGTTGCCACACAATGATAGTACTAGCAAGAGAAAGTAGTTCTATACCCCTGCCTGAAATTCTTTTTGTGCTGTCTTTACTCATGTTGCCTCCGGATGACTGAGGGGATTAACCCTCAGGTCCGGCAATATATATTTTGTTCATTAATGTATGTTTCTATTTATTCTTCGGATACAGCTTCATAGAAACTTACATCAAAGATGTCTTCTGCTGTAAGTTCTTCATTAATGAACCCAAGCTCGTACTGTATATTTGCATAATCAACTGTTGAATCTACAAGCGGACGTGGATCTGCAGACCAGACACCATCCCAATCCTCAAGGGATTCAAGGACAATCTCCTGATCAGCGGTAAGCTTGGTACCGTATGTTTCCGCAGCTTCTTCAAGGTTTGCAGAATCGTATTCTACAGCCTTTATGTGGGTCATAACGATCTGTTCGACCATTTCAGGATTGTTCCTGATAAGGTCACCGCTTACAACCAGTACACAGCATGGGTGATCCGGCATGATCTCACCTGATGCAAGGACAGTACGACCATTTCCTTCTGCTTCAATGAAAGTTGGTGAAGGGTGTGGCAGGAATACACCATCTACCTGACCTGCTGCAATTGCTGCTTTAGCAGGTCCCGGTCCCATAGCCTTTATTTCAAGATCATTAACAGGGTCAATGCCGTTTTCAATAAGCCAGTTCCTGAACAGTGTATCCTGAATGGTTCCCGGAGGGAAGGTTGCAATGGTTAATCCTTTAAGATCTTCAGGACTTTCATAAGGAACTTCAGGTCTAAGTACAAGATCGGAACCCTGTGTGTTGACTGCTGCAACGATCTTAGCATCCAGACCGGTAGCCAGTGCAGAGATAACAGGAGCAGCACCGACGTAAGCAACATCGAGCTCTCCTGCGAGCATTGCCTGCATCTCAGGAGCACCTGTTGGGAACTCGAACTCGTTCACAGTCTCAACACCAAATGGTGCAAGATCCTCTGCCCACCAGCCTTTCTCCATGGCAGTCATGTGGGCGATCTGGTGTGTACTTGGCTGATAGCCGATATTGATCTCTGTGATCGCAGCATCTTCCTCAGGTGTAGAAGTACATCCTGAAAGGAATACAGCTGCAACCAGCATGATAGAAATAAATGCAATTGTTGTGATTTTCATATAAAAACCTCCTGATAAATTATATTGTAACTCTTAGTAACATAACATTTCGTCAAAATGAACTATTTAAGTCTTACCACATATCCCATCATTATGTCCTAAAAGTATTAATACGAAGGAAAAGATATCCTAAATGGAAATTGGATTGTATTGGAGGAGTGAACATAAGTGTTGCAAACAAAGTGATAGATGCTGCTTTTGAATCAGATGAGGCATTTCAGAATACACTTTTAAAAGTCATAAAAGAGGATCTTGAGCTCACAGCTATAGAGTTCTCAGAATATGCAAACATTCCCCCAAGCACACTATATAAGTTGATGTCAGGTAACAGGGAACCAAACATGAGGACACTTCGCCAGATAGTGAAGACCATCAGGACGATAGAAGGCTCAGAAAAAGGGGAGTTCATTGCAGTCATCGCTGCACGCCCCGTACTGGATAACATCAACGAAACAAAGAGAAAGATCTCCGGCACTCTTTGCACGATCAGAGAATACTCCGCCACATCAATGGAAGAAGCCATCATAGCCGCCGTCCGTGCCGAAAGGGAAGGTGCCAAAGCACTTGTTTGTGCACCGATCGTCAGCAGCACCGTTGAAAAGATAATCCGCATACCTGTTGCAACGATAATGCCAAAGAACAGTCTTGTCGAAGCTATCGAGACTGTGGCACGTAAGATCGAATGAACGATCTTTCACTTTTTTAATCCCACCTGTTTTTCATATCCAATTATTGGACTTTTGAAAGCGATTGCTCAATTCATGCAAACAGAATAATTGGTCCTTATGAATTGAGAAATCTTAAGATCAAAAGTCAGGTCTATCGATCAGACATTGAATAAATAATAAAAAAGAAAAGAGAGGCTGCCGACCAATTACTGCCAGCAGCTTACCGGACCAAAGGGCCCGGCCATTTGGTTCATTTTCA
This genomic stretch from Methanococcoides sp. LMO-2 harbors:
- a CDS encoding ABC transporter ATP-binding protein, translating into MGEVKVSGVSLEFEKENGESTLALDNVTLEIKDKEFVCFIGPSGCGKTTLLRTIAGLEFPDSGEITLDGEKITVPDSKRGMVFQEYSLFPWRTVIQNITFGLQMKGLSKNESLEKGEKYLKLVGLEQFRNSYPYELSGGMRQRVAIARALANEPKVLLMDEPFGALDAQTRNTLQNELLDVWAKDQITIIFVTHSVDEAVFLADKIVVMTARPGKIKKVIDVELPRPRDRTSSEANELRHKLLRMLAEERRD
- a CDS encoding ABC transporter permease translates to MSKDSTKRISGRGIELLSLASTIIVWQLVADYIVANKFKLPSFTDVLFAFFKTIETGALFTDLAISLLHFGIGIGSALVIGIPIGVSMGWFKTANRAFDPIIEIIRPIPPLAWIPFAIIWFGLTHISAGFVVFVGAVFPIIINTFDGFKSVPKVYVEAAKVLGCMSSRSLIRHVAFPSALPSIASGIRIAMGVGWMCLVAAEMFGVSSSGLGYKIWWHYYLHQMDFVLVYMLILGFLGLLIDRIFRWYVDGRLLKWREGVVV
- a CDS encoding ABC transporter substrate-binding protein is translated as MKITTIAFISIMLVAAVFLSGCTSTPEEDAAITEINIGYQPSTHQIAHMTAMEKGWWAEDLAPFGVETVNEFEFPTGAPEMQAMLAGELDVAYVGAAPVISALATGLDAKIVAAVNTQGSDLVLRPEVPYESPEDLKGLTIATFPPGTIQDTLFRNWLIENGIDPVNDLEIKAMGPGPAKAAIAAGQVDGVFLPHPSPTFIEAEGNGRTVLASGEIMPDHPCCVLVVSGDLIRNNPEMVEQIVMTHIKAVEYDSANLEEAAETYGTKLTADQEIVLESLEDWDGVWSADPRPLVDSTVDYANIQYELGFINEELTAEDIFDVSFYEAVSEE
- a CDS encoding helix-turn-helix domain-containing protein, with amino-acid sequence MSVANKVIDAAFESDEAFQNTLLKVIKEDLELTAIEFSEYANIPPSTLYKLMSGNREPNMRTLRQIVKTIRTIEGSEKGEFIAVIAARPVLDNINETKRKISGTLCTIREYSATSMEEAIIAAVRAEREGAKALVCAPIVSSTVEKIIRIPVATIMPKNSLVEAIETVARKIE